In Myxocyprinus asiaticus isolate MX2 ecotype Aquarium Trade chromosome 16, UBuf_Myxa_2, whole genome shotgun sequence, a single window of DNA contains:
- the fhl3a gene encoding four and a half LIM domains protein 3, whose protein sequence is MSERFDCDNCKESLYGRKYIQAEDNPYCIPCYDSLFANTCDECKELIGHDSRELFYEDRHYHEHCFRCFRCDRSLADEPFTSQDDALLCNDCYCNEFSSKCVACDKTVMPGTRKLEYAGSTWHESCFICKSCQQPIGSKSFIPDKDDHYCVPCYENKFAPRCTQCKQALAKGGVTYRDEPWHKECFVCTSCKVQLAGQHFTSREDSPYCIKCFGNLYAKKCEACNKPITGFGGGKYISFEDRQWHQPCFTCSRCSVSLVGAGFFPERDEILCRSCKSNL, encoded by the exons ATGAGCGAGCGCTTTGATTGTGACAACTGCAAGGAGTCCCTATACGGCAGGAAGTACATCCAGGCGGAGGACAACCCTTACTGCATCCCCTGTTATGACAGCCTGTTTGCAAACACCTGTGATGAGTGCAAGGAGCTGATTGGTCACGATTCAAGG GAGCTGTTTTATGAGGATCGTCACTACCATGAGCACTGCTTCCGCTGTTTCCGCTGCGACCGTTCACTGGCCGACGAGCCCTTCACCAGCCAGGACGATGCTCTTCTGTGCAACGACTGCTACTGCAATGAGTTCTCCTCCAAATGTGTGGCCTGTGATAAAACCGTCATGCCTG GCACCAGGAAGCTAGAGTATGCTGGCTCCACATGGCATGAGAGCTGTTTCATTTGCAAAAGCTGTCAACAGCCAATCGGCTCCAAGTCCTTTATCCCAGATAAAGATGACCATTACTGCGTACCCTGTTATGAGAACAAGTTCGCACCACGCTGTACTCAATGTAAACAG GCCTTGGCCAAAGGTGGTGTGACCTATAGGGATGAGCCGTGGCATAAGGAATGCTTCGTCTGCACAAGCTGTAAAGTCCAGTTAGCTGGCCAGCATTTCACTTCCCGTGAAGACAGCCCATACTGCATTAAATGTTTTGGCAACCTGTATGCCAAGAAGTGTGAAGCCTGCAACAAACCCATCACAG GTTTCGGTGGAGGGAAGTACATCTCGTTTGAGGACCGACAATGGCACCAGCCCTGCTTCACCTGCTCTCGATGCTCTGTTTCGCTGGTGGGTGCTGGCTTCTTCCCCGAAAGAGACGAGATCCTCTGTCGCAGCTGCAAAAGCAATCTATAG